Sequence from the Methanosarcina siciliae T4/M genome:
AAAGGTGGTATTGGAAAATCCACCACTCAACAAAATACTGCTGCAGCTATGGCATATTATCATGGAAAAAATGTTTTCATCCACGGGTGTGATCCCAAAGCAGACTGTACTCGTCTGGCACTCGGGGGTGTGCCTCAGACCACAATAATGGATACGCTCAGAGAGCTGGGTGAGGAGGCCGTAACAGTTGATAATGTAGTTAACACCGGTTTCAAAGGAATCAGATGTGTTGAATCCGGGGGTCCGGAACCGGGCGTTGGGTGTGCTGGCAGGGGGGTCATCACTGCGATTAATCTTATGGAGGAGCTGGGAGCCTATTCCGATGACCTGGATTTTGTTCACTTTGATGTGCTTGGAGACGTAGTCTGCGGCGGATTTGCAATGCCAATTAGGGAAGGAAAAGCTCAGGAAGTATACATAGTAGCTTCGGGAGAAATGATGGCGACTTATGCAGCAAATAACATCTGTAAGGGTCTGCTGAAGTATGCAGAACAGAGTGGAGTGAGATTGGGCGGAATAATTTGTAACAGCCGTAAGGTCGATAATGAGCTGGAAATGATGGAAGAATTTGTTTCCGCACTTGGAACACAGCTGATACACTTTGTGCCAAGAGATAATATTGTTCAAAAGGCGGAGTTTAATAAAAAGACAGTGGTAGAGTTCGACCCGGAATGCAACCAGGCAAAAGAATACGGAAAACTCGCCAAAAAAATTCTTGAGAATGAAATGTTTGTGATCCCTAAACCGTTAAGTATGGATCAACTGGAGAAAATGGTGGCAAGATACGGTCTTATGGATTAATTTTTCAAGGGAAGGTCGCAAAAATAGTTACTCCATATGAATGTTACTCTATATATTGTCTGGCCGAGAGAATAAAATAACTGACTACTGGCAGAAGCCGGGTATTATCACTTTAAAAACTTCTTATAGAAGGTAGACGTTGGAGAAAATACCTGGCAGAAGTCATTATTCTTTAATAAATATTTTCCAAAAAATCTTTTATCCGCTGAATATACCGGAAAATTGCTTATTTGCCTTTAATATGCCAGCAGGACTAAGTCGCTAATATCTTTCTTACTCAACTAGAACAAATATGCATAGGGTGTTCTTTAATGGATCAGGTTCGTTATACCCAGAGAAAATGTACAGATAAGGAGAAAATAGAATCATTTCTTTTACAGGAAAGAACCGGTGTACTGGGGATGGTAAACGGTATTTTCCCTTATGCTGTCCCGATGAACTATGTATGGCACAAAGGTTCTGTTTATTTACATGGAATGGGATCAGGCAAAAAGGAAGAGATTCTTTCCCGGTGTCCGCCTGTTTGTTTCACGATATATAAGGAACATGGTACAGTGACCGACCCGGTTCCCTGCCATGCTGATACTGCATACATGAGCGTAATGATTTTCGGAAAGGCTGAAAAGGTGAGTGACAAGGAAGAAGCTGCTGAAGCCCTATGGAAGCTGGTTAATAAATATATGCCAGGGTATTACAATAACCCTTTAACCGGTACTTTTGTTGAGAAGTATCGGTCATCACTTGATGAAAATCCTGTTTCTGTTTATCGAATAACTCCGCAGTGGATGACAGCCAAAGAAAACTCAGTGGAGTCCGAAAACCTGTTTAATTTGGAAATAAAATAATTATATGCCAGGTTACATAAAGAGAAGGCGCTTTGGGGTAAAGCTCCAAAAACGCCTCTTGATACTGCTTCAAATATTGAACTCGTTTTTTTGTTATTGTCTTCCACAACTGCAATTTTCAAGACATTTCCCCCATTCAGATTGGAAATTAGAGTATATTTATATTAGAACTAAAATAGTTGTTTTCCTCTGAAACGTTCTGCTCCGTCACATAAGTTCCGAAGGGTTGTATTTCTTAAATAAAATGATTCTAACTTTACAACAATTTAACATACAGGTAAGATAACAGAAAAAGATAACAGAAAAACAGACAGCTAATAAAAGCAGTGTAGATGCACCCCTGCATTTTTTGTTTCGCAAAGGAGCAAGAGGGCGAAAGATTATCTTTTGCAATCGGATGCATCATCACATTTGAGTTTATGTCTACTGTTAATTGATCCTGCCAGAAATCAGTAACACTGTGAACTGGCAGACCCCAAAAAAATCTCAAGTGACTCTCACATGCTTGAGAGTCCAAAGGTTTTATTCAACGAATAAGCCTTACCATACATTCAGTATCCATTCCCTGTCTTTCTTATATTCCATATCGGTGAAGAGCGTGTTTGCCATCTGTTCAGCAAGCCATATAGCGCCTTCATATCCAACAACTGGATGGCGGTACATCCCTGCACGATCAAAAGTGGGGAAACCCACACGTACCATAGGGATGTTGTTATCGATAGCAGTCCATCGACCCTTGGAATGCCCCATAATCAAA
This genomic interval carries:
- the nifH gene encoding nitrogenase iron protein, translating into MTRKIAFYGKGGIGKSTTQQNTAAAMAYYHGKNVFIHGCDPKADCTRLALGGVPQTTIMDTLRELGEEAVTVDNVVNTGFKGIRCVESGGPEPGVGCAGRGVITAINLMEELGAYSDDLDFVHFDVLGDVVCGGFAMPIREGKAQEVYIVASGEMMATYAANNICKGLLKYAEQSGVRLGGIICNSRKVDNELEMMEEFVSALGTQLIHFVPRDNIVQKAEFNKKTVVEFDPECNQAKEYGKLAKKILENEMFVIPKPLSMDQLEKMVARYGLMD
- a CDS encoding pyridoxamine 5'-phosphate oxidase family protein produces the protein MDQVRYTQRKCTDKEKIESFLLQERTGVLGMVNGIFPYAVPMNYVWHKGSVYLHGMGSGKKEEILSRCPPVCFTIYKEHGTVTDPVPCHADTAYMSVMIFGKAEKVSDKEEAAEALWKLVNKYMPGYYNNPLTGTFVEKYRSSLDENPVSVYRITPQWMTAKENSVESENLFNLEIK